CTGCAGCTTGGATGGTGTTAAACAGCAGCTCAGCCACTCCTGCTCCCTCCACGTTGATGAGATGAGGCTGGAAGAGCGCTTCAGGGGCCCCAAACCTCTCTCCACCCACCTTCACGTGTCGGCCGTCAGGGAGCTGCACCACAGACACGAGACAGTTCGAGGAGAATTGGAACATCTTTAATCTTGGAGCCAGAGATCAGAGCCAGTCTGAAGCGGAGCATGGGTGGGGATGGCTACTCCATCCTAGGAAAAAAATGCTCACCATGCAGACACTAGTGTGCTATCATTCCTCCTCAAAGtagactaaaactaaaaatgcTCTCCGGGGATTTTGTTCCTCTACTCACCATGTAAGTCTCCACCAGGTAGGTGGTCTCTGTGGCCAGACGCTGCTCCTGCTCGATGTTGTAGCCCACATAGCAGAGCTTCTCCTTCAACATGCGCACAGTCTCAAAGTCAGCCGTGTGGTTGAAGGCGTAGCCGCGGAGGAGCAGGAGCTGATGGTGGGAGGATAAAAAGTGACAAGCAGATGCAGGTTTCTTTGTCAGATCTTACTCTGACCAGTTGTTCTTCTTCATGTGCAATACTCAGATAACATCATCATCCCAATGCTCAGCTGAGCGTCGCCCGGCTCACCTTGATGAGGTAGCGTGTGATATCACGTCCTGCAATGTCCAGCCTGCGTGTGAGGTGGGGTAAAGAAAAGCCCTCGTACACTGGACAGATGTGGGTGACACCGTCCCCAGAGTCGACGACCACGCCGGTTAGCAGGCCTGTGGACAGGATTGATTCCCAGAAGAgtatttcataaaatattttccAACAATCAGTGAATCTATCCTGAAGGTCAGACCGGACTGAACAGGatctcttgtgtttttgactCACCATTATTACACTTTGCTGTCAGTAACAACACCTCAAGaccaaaaagacaaaatgaaaaaaggctTTTATCCATTGCATAGTAAATCACCACAGTTTTGATGTCTTACCCTGAGCGTACAGAGTGAGCACAGCCTGAATCGCCACATAAATGCCGTGAAACTGGTACTTCTCAAACATGACCTCTGTGATCTTCTCCCGGTTCTTGGTGGGATTCATGGGCGGCTCAGTCAGCAGGATCTTAAAGGAATAAAAAGTGAATACAAACTGAGTGAATTTGTTAAAACATACACATAATAACTTTACATATAAAGAATTAACTGACTTTGTAGTTAATAAAGCTTGCAAAAATAACAGCactcaaaaaaagaaatgccaTCATAAATCTCACCAGAGGCAGGCACTCCAATAGTGTAAGTTTTAAATGGAAAGTTAAGAGCACAagataaaatattacaaaaataaaagagaagagaTGTATTTAAGTGAGTACAactagaaataaaataaaagaaaaacaaaccaagaaatgaaaaataaaataaaaggataTATGAAGAAGAGACAGACTAAAACgcattattaaataaataaataaataaagtagttAAATATGTTACTacgctttattttgaaaggttgGCACTGTGCACTcaacaaaacacatctgatCCTTttcaaaaaaggcaaacagcACAACATCTGCCCCGCTGTGCTCCACCTTGCACTGTGACGGGTCGATGTTGAGGCGGTCAGGGCTGAAGGTGTAGTCCCACAGGTGGACCATGTCGTCCCAACAGCGCACCATGCCGTTCTCCATGGGGTAAGACACCTCCAGCATGGAGCGACACTCGCTGGCCTCATCACCCACCATCAGGTCCTGgtgtgagagagcaggaggagtcaAGATCTTTGTATAAACAGGATTAGGACTGGAAATGTTTTTCCtcatggagaggagagagcttgaaccatctctctctgtttttgtcttgttctgTATTTTTGAGTGCTTACTCCACAGTTATGTTCAAATGGCCTTCGCACTCCTGCTCTACAAGATCTACAGATCTGAGTAATTAGGAAGCCGAGAAGTAAGAAgacatggaggagaggaggtagGTCAGGCATCTAATGAGCTGAACGAGTCTTACATTAAACTTGGCAGACAGTCATTCACTTTACTTCAATCAGAACACAGCTACACCTTTTACTATGAGAGGCCGTATGAAAGATGGAGACTGTTAGTAAATCTGGGTTTCAGTAAGTGACAGATAGTTTCAACCCCTTTATTCACCACTTTTATTATCctcctgttgctgttgttgcttatCTCATGTCACAGTTACAGTAGATTGGatgggaaagagaaaagaagaagaaaaccttTTAGGAtttccatgttttatttttgaaaatgttcgtgttttattttgaaaattgattcCAACTGAAGAAGGTTatatcaatataatataattacattaatctattaacagtttttttcttttctgtatttataggagttgtgtctttttttgttttcttttcgtGTTCAAGTGACCTCACCTTGATCTCAATGTTGCCCACTTTGGTGGTTGATCGTATGATGGGTCGTCCCACCATGGCGGGGAAGATGTGGTCGGGGAAGTTGGATCCAGCAAAGCCACACTTGACAAACTGGGGAGGGATGTGAGAATTAACATAtggtgagattttttttatatgttgactgaaactgaaagtttgtttgtgtggccTTGAATCGATGCTGCACACTAATTGTACTCTTGCACAAAACCTCGGTAAATTAGCTTAATTCAGTTTAATCTGGCACTAAAATATATCCATGAAACCTGATTATATTATAATGAAGGATTTGCCAGATTGCTTCTTATTTATCAGACAATGCATCTGGAATAATTCattcaaataaattataaattataaattataaatatgttgcttttaaatgGCCTGAGATTCCCTCCAGCCCATCTGCTTCTGTCATGACTGCACCTCAAACTGTGGTGTCTCAACATGTCTTTGTGGCCACAGAGACATTCCTTAGCCTGCAGGGATGCAGTGCATTCCAACCAGAGGCAGAACAGGATAACTGACTGCAGGTACGCTTCATAACACATTTATCTTACCTTCAATGCCTGGAAATCAACAATTAAGTGCCACAATACTGTACTGAAGAGCCCCTCCCAATGATTTTATACCTCAGAtctctcttcctgcttttcATCCAATTGTTGCTCAGTTCAAAGCATCGCAACCATGTATGGCTTTGTGTGCACATTACAGGCAGAGTGACAAGTCCAGACAGATGTGGAATCAGGCTGCAGTATGCACACACCCTTCAAACCATATGATCCAGAGActttgcctttttaaaagaacagctttagaataaaacacaggtATTTAACACACCTGGGGTATGTGAGTACAAGCTAACATCTactggagaagaagaaagacaataATCAGTGCTATTTTTCGGCTGTAGAGCTACTTTATGGCACAACATAGACACTTTGGACTATTTGACTTACCCCTGTCCCATTGTCACAGACCACCACTTTTCTCCCCTCGCTGTCCATGCTTTCACAAATGCTACAAACACCTCCAGATACTCCCTCCTGTCAGGACAGGGGTCTGACTGACAAGGACCTGTTTCACATGAATTTAGCAGTGACTACAACTGACAGGTAAGCAGAAGTCCTCTGGCTGCTCCTTCCACAGAGGGCGGGATTACTGAATGTGGGGACGCCCATTTTCTGTGGCCTGGGAGGAAGAAGACCTACACTACCCTGTTTTTGAGGGAACTAGGTAGTTTTCTTTTGAATTAGGCATAAACcaatcatttttaaagttgACTTTTCCTCAGATGGCTCATGTCATAATATTTGGTCTACATTTTTATACTCATGGTCACTGCTTTCTCCTAAACTTTTTATGGGATTTAATCATATTTAGTCTGACAGATTATGAAACTTTTGTGCCTTTTTGGACAGTTCTATATTCACAAGTCAAGATATTTAGATTCCAATCCAAGCTAAATCAGACTGTTTggggtaaaaaaaagaagaaatttttcatattttgggaGTGTTGATGCATGTATTTTTGATAAAAACCCGTGAGTGAGTGCATTTTGCTCAAGTTCTTCCTCGATATAGTTGAAAAACCTAGAAACATTCctaaaaattaaaatgacatgtatAAATGTactcaaggattcaaggatcttTGTTGTCAGAAAGATCATTTCCACATGAGATAGCACaaaattaagaataaataaactataaacaaaAGCATCGTGAAAAATTAACAAAAGCACAATGTATATTCAAGTATATTCATACTATTCATTTGATGTGATGCCATTATAAAATGTACTCCAATATTTCATCTTATTTCTATGTGCATAGGCTATATTATGCACCGGCTTAGGGGAAACCCTGGAGCAACCAGATTAAATGGGACTCCCCTGTTACAGCCCTTTAACATTTAGTCTCATAGCTTCAGGTGGGACTAACAGCAAGACAATAAACAGAATAGTTTCTTATATTTGCTCATTCTCATTcttatttaaagttttttttaattaaccaTGCACCTTTACATTTTTGACATTGTATTTTGaattgtttctttaaaaaatatataaatatatataaatgtgatCTATCAGTGGTTGACATTTCTGATTTTCACCCAAATTGccagtgatggagagaaaagcGTCTTCTTGGGTAAAACAAATTGAAACTTTTGTGGTTAGATTCACAAAACATTTAGCCTTGTATTATTTTATAAGGTtttaaaaggaggaaaaatagAATTACAGTCAGAAATTGTTTTTACCGTTAACACCGAGACAGACGATATGTCACTTCCGGTCGCCATCTTTGTTTACTTTAACGAAGAACTCATCAACAGTGCTAAAAAAATCGTTTCCATTGTGCAGCAGAAACAACTTTTTCATCCAAGCTGGGTAGAAgaatgttttggttcagtccACAACACGTTGGTGAGTgttaacaaacaaactaaactggCTTGGCGTGTGTTTAATCTTCAGGAAAACATGCTAGTAGCTTCACAGTAATGCTAATCATCTGTGCTAAAGTATTAACAGAGTTAGCATCATTTTGTTGACTCTGGTAAAGATGGAGCCAAAGTCAAAGGTTAAAAAGATACATGGTTAGAAAGATAACAAGTTAGACTTTACTTTAAGACCATTAAAACTAATTGAACATAGTACACAATCATTTATAGCTGTGGTTAAATGTAGGTTAGATAAactaaaacagagctaaagAGTTGTGAATATTGGACGTACATTCAGTTGTTTGGCCAAAAACTGAATGCTGTGTCTGTTGGATGTGCAAATAGTTAGCAAACATATGAGCCACATCAACAAACCTAAACTGAACAGAGCTTTTCACTGTAGACATTTGACTTGTTAACTCAGCTGCAACCAGCATCAAAATTAGTCCTTTATAATCAGTGATAGAGGAAGTGTTCAGGTTTtctatttaagtaaaagtaacaataccacacagtaaaaatacctgattacaagtaaaagtcctgcattaaaaCACGCACATAAGTGAAAATATGTAAGTATTACTGGTAAAATctacttttaatttttaattttactgctgtagatgtaTAACATTGTGCTAGTTTTGATTACTTAATAgtgtttaatctacagcaatgcatcatggtctattGATCGTCATCATATATGTCACTGCCCTGTGAGAACTACAGATCTCTGAAAACATGCCTTCAAATTAAGTGCTAAGCTAAGGCATAGCTCCTATTTCAATCCTCAAAAACTTAACAAAGACTACTATTACTAACTGAC
The sequence above is a segment of the Pempheris klunzingeri isolate RE-2024b chromosome 23, fPemKlu1.hap1, whole genome shotgun sequence genome. Coding sequences within it:
- the LOC139222806 gene encoding actin-related protein 2; amino-acid sequence: MDSEGRKVVVCDNGTGFVKCGFAGSNFPDHIFPAMVGRPIIRSTTKVGNIEIKDLMVGDEASECRSMLEVSYPMENGMVRCWDDMVHLWDYTFSPDRLNIDPSQCKILLTEPPMNPTKNREKITEVMFEKYQFHGIYVAIQAVLTLYAQGLLTGVVVDSGDGVTHICPVYEGFSLPHLTRRLDIAGRDITRYLIKLLLLRGYAFNHTADFETVRMLKEKLCYVGYNIEQEQRLATETTYLVETYMLPDGRHVKVGGERFGAPEALFQPHLINVEGAGVAELLFNTIQAADIDLRADFYKHIVLSGGTTMYPGLPSRLEREIKQLYLERVLDGDAKKLSKFKIRIEDPPRRKHMVFLGGAVLANIMKDKDSFWLSRAEYEEKGLGVLQKLTGGVR